The Acidobacteriota bacterium region GCTGGTAAATACCAATAAGGGCATGACGTATTTGCTTGCCGCCCCGAAACTGTTCACCAATCGTGCAACTGATGTGCCATTTAACCAAGCGGGAAAAGCGCCATCATATGCCAGGTGCCGATGGCGATAGATGACTGGAATAGGGAAAGGAAAACCGGTTTACCGCCATTTCAGGTGTCCAATATTTTTCAACGGTGTGGATTCACTTCAAGAAATTTTGTCACAGGTGTGGCGCTTAGGATTGGTGAGCCGGGTGGAAATGCTCCAGGGGTTACTCAATCATTGACAGCGGCAGATAAGCCGACTTCAACAACACTTGCCGGAATTTGCAGAAATGGGTTTGCGTCAATCAAGCCGCCAGCACCCGCGCCAGTTGTAATAATTTGGCATCGAGGGTTTTTTTCGTTGATGCGACTTTCTCAAGCGAGGTCGCTTCAACCCTGCCGCGCTGTAATCCGAGCAAAACGCCGTGATTATTTTCAGCGAGATGCTCAACGGCAGCCGCGCCAAGCTGGGTTGCCAACAGTCTATCGAAAGCGCCGGGCGAGCCGCCTCTTTGCACGTGACCGAGTATGGTGACGCGCAAATCAAATCCCAGACGCTCGCGATGCTTTTTAAAATATTTCGCCAGCGCTTCGGCATTGTAAGTTGCGCCTTCGGCAACCACGATGATGGCGTGCGGTTTGCCGCGTTCATAATCATCGCGGATTTCGACAGCCAGGTCTTCGGGGTCAACTTCGACTTCGGGAATGACGATGGCTTCAGCGCCCCCCGCGAGTCCCGCCATCAACGCCAGATAGCCGGACTTGCGCCCCATAGTTTCCACCAGAAAGGCGCGTTGATGCGACGACGCGGTGACCTTCAACCGGTCAATGGCTTCAAGCGCCACATTGAGCGCCGTATCCACACCGATGGTGATGTCTGCGCCATACAAATCATTGTCAATCGTTGAAGCAACGCCGACAACTTGAATCCCTAAACGTGAAAGCTGATTGGCGCCGGTTTGCGAACCGTTGCCGCCAATGATGACCACGCTTGAAATATCGCGATTGTGCAAACTTCTGAGGGCTTGCAAACGACCTTCTTCGGTTTTGAATTCAGGGCAACGGGCGCTGCCCAGAAAGGTGCCGCCTTTTTGAATCAGACCGCCGACATCGCGCAGCCCAAGTTGAATAAAATCCTCGGCAATCAAACCGGCAAATCCGTGCCGCACCCCAAAGACGGCATAGCCGCGATCTATGCCGGCTCGCGTGACCGCCCGAATTGCCGCATTCATGCCGGGAGCATCGCCACCACTGGTTAAAACTGCAATACGCTTCATCTCGCCTCCAAAGCCAATTTTGCAAGGTTGGCTTTAAGAAATTCGGCTGACTGTCTTAATCCTGCAATTTCCTGGTGGTTCAATTCAAGTCGTAAAACCTTTTCTACGCCGTTGGTCCCGATTACTGCCGGCAAACTCAAACACACATCGCTGATGCCATAATAATTTTCAATCAGGCTGGAAACGCAAAACACCTGTTTCTGGTTTTTCAATATCGCTTCAACAATTCCCAGTAAACCTGCGCCAACCGCAAAATAAAGCGCGCCTTTGCGTTCGATGATTTGATAGCTTTCATCGCGCGCTCGTCGGAAAAGATCATCCAGGGCTTTCTGGTCATAATCAATGCCATTGGTAAAGCAGAAATCTTTGAGTTGCATACTGGTAATGTTGGCAAGCGACCAGACGGGCACTTCACCTTTGCCCTGTTCTCCGATGATGTAAGCATGAATGTTATGCGGAGCAATGCCATAATGAATGCCTAAAAGTTCGCGAAGCCGCGCCGTATCGGCAAGGGTTCCGAAACCGCAGACTTTATGCGCGGCTCGACGCGAAATTTTATATGCCGCATAGGTCATCAAATCGACCGGTTGAGTAGCGACCAGCAAAACCGCGTCTTTGTTATATCGACAAATCTGCGGCACCACTTCTCGCATCAGCGAAACATTGCGCTTTATGGCATCCAGAAGCGATTCGCCTTTTTGCGGGTGCACCCCTGCGGCAATGACAATCACGGCGGCTTGTTCACAATCTTTATATTCGCCTACGCGGATTTGAGTAGGGTGAGTGAACGGAACCGTTTGACTTAAATCCATCGCTTCGCCTTCGGCTTTAGCTTTGTCTTTATCAATCAGGATGATTTCAGAAACCAAACCTCTGAGCAGGAGTGCATAAGCGAATGTTGAGCCAACGCGACCGGTTCCGACAACAGCGACACGAAACGGATAATGCGCGCGATTCATCTGCATTCTCTCTTTACATAAACTTATCCGTTGGCGCTAATGGCAATCATTGTGCCAGCGCCAAAGGGCACAATGTCCGGCAGTTATGCTGTATTTTGATTCGCTTTAGTGGAAAGTTACCCATCCGGTTGCGAGAAATCGCGCTAATGACCCGACATCCCGCAGGCGATTGCCTCCAGGTGAAAATTTTTCGCGGTATGGTGGTTGCACTTAACCTCTGGCTATGCAAAGGCTGGTGGTTGATGAAACAAATGAATACGCGACTGCGGTGAGCGATAAGCCGCAAACTCAGGAAGCGGTTTTTCATCTGCACGCCATCTCCAAGGTTTATCACATGGGCGATGTCGAAGTTTTTGCTCTGCGTTCGGTCACTCTTGATTTATTCAAAGGCGAATTCGTCGTTTTGCTCGGACCCTCCGGCAGCGGCAAATCAACCCTCTTAAATATTATGGGCGGACTCGATGTGCCCAGTAGCGGCGAGGTGATTTTCAAAGACCATAACCTGACCGCAGCTAGTGAAACTGAACTCACACGCTTTCGCCGCGAACACGTCGGTTTTGTTTTTCAATTTTACAATTTGATTCCAAGTCTTACCGCTTTAGAGAACGTCGCCATCGTCACAGAGATTGCCGCGCGCCCGATGAAGCCCGCAGACGCTTTGCGCCTGGTCGGGCTTGGCGAACGCTTGAACCATTTTCCTGCGCAACTATCGGGCGGTGAACAACAACGTGTAGCGATTGCCCGCGCCATCGCCAAACAACCCGATGTGCTGTTGTGCGATGAACCGACAGGGGCGCTCGATTATGAAACCGGCAAAGTGGTTCTCGAAGTTTTGGAACGGGTCAATCAGGAGTTGGGAACCACCACCGCCGTCATCACCCATAACGCGGCAATCGCGGCAATGGCTGACCGGGTGATTCGCATTCGCAGCGGCGAGATTGTCGAATCGTTTAATAACCGGGAAAAGAAACATCCCGATGAATTGCTGTGGTGAAAAATTGCGAGGCAACGAAGATGGTCACAACTGCGACAACGATGGTGAAGGCTGAACCGCTGGCGACAATTTCCGTTGAAGGACTCAGCCGGCAAGAGGCGCGTCAGCGGTTGTTGAAATTTGGCGCGAATGAGCCGGTTGCCATTCGCCGCGCCACCCCGCTCATTCAACTGTTGCGGTTTTTCATGAACCCGCTGGTTATCGTGCTTTTGATTGCCAGCGCGATTTCAGCCGGTATCGGTGATTGGGTGAATGCAGCGATTATTGCGCTCATGGTTGGGTTCAGTGTGGCGCTCAATTTTGTACAGACGGCACGCTCGGAACGCGCCGTTGAGAGATTGCGAAAAGAGATTGCCCCGACCGCTACGGTTTTGCGCGACGCTAAGTGGCAAGAGATTTTACGCCGCGAAATCGTACCGGGCGATGTCATTCGGCTGGCAGCGGGCAATCTGGTTCCGGCAGATGCGCGGCTTCTGGAATCGCGCGATTTGCACGTTCAACAAGCCGGGCTTACCGGCGAATCTTTGCCGGTCGCCAAAGATGCGCTTGCCGAAACCGCCGAAGCGAGGTCGCCAATCGAAGCCCGCAATCTGATTTTTCTCGGCACCTCGGTCATCAGCGGTACAGCCATCGCTTTGGTGACAGCGACCGGCTCACAAACATTGTTCGGACAGATTGCCGAACGCCTTGCCGCCAAAGTTCCCGAAACCGAATTTGAACGCGGCGCAAAACATTTCGGCTATTTGATTGCGCGCGTGGTTTTCCTGCTGGTGCTGTTTGTTTTTTTTGTCAACACCTGGTTGCACCGCGACGCTCTCGAATCCCTGCTCTTTGCGATTGCTTTAGCCGTTGGACTGACGCCGGAATTTTTGCCGATGATTTCAACCGTCACGCTCGGACGCGGCGCCATGCGCATGGCGCAACAAAAGGTGATTGTCAAACACCTCGCCGCCATTCAAAATTTCGGCAGCATTGATATTCTCTGTTCAGATAAAACCGGAACGCTTACGAGCGGCGCGATGTCGCTTGATAGGCACTTGGATTGTTTCGGAAACCCTTCGGAACGCCCGTTTTTATTGGCTTATTTGAATAGCCTGTTTGAAACCGGCATCCAAAATCCGCTCGATGCGGCAATCAAACATAAAGCCAACCTCAACCCGCTCGATGAAGCCATCTTGATTCACGACCACCCGGATGTGCGCGACTATGAAAAGCTCGACGAAATCCCTTTTGATTTTGAGCGTCGTCGTCTATCGATTGTGGTCGAGCGTGACGATTCGCGTCTGCTCATCACCAAGGGCGCGCCTGAAAGCGTGCTCGCCTTATGCAAGGCTTATGAAGTTGCCGGCGTTCGTCACCCGCTTGATTTGGCAACCAAACAAAAAACCGAAGCAGTTTACTGCCAGTTGAGCGAGCAAGGGTTTCGCGTGCTCGCCGTGGCGTTTAAAGAAATCGAAGCGCGAAACCAATATTCCCAGGCTGACGAAAACCATCTCGTGCTTGCGGGCTTTCTCACCTTTGCCGATAAGCCGTTAGATAGCGCAAGCGAAACTCTTCAAATGCTTGCAACCGATGGCGTCAAGGTGAAAATTCTCACGGGCGATAACGAACTGGTGGCGCGTCACGTCTGTTCCGAGGTTGGTTTGGACACCGGGCGCATCGTGCTCGGTAGCGACATTGACCGCATGACGGAAACCGCGCTCGGGCATGTTGTCGAACAGACAACCGTTTTTGCGCGGGTTTCGCCGATGCAGAAAAATCGCATTATCCTCGCATTAAAAAATCGCAAACACGTTGTCGGATTTATGGGCGACGGCATCAATGATGCGCCCTCGCTGCGCGTCGCCGATGTCGGAATCTCGGTTGCCACAGCGACTGATGTTGCCAAAGATGCCGCAGAGATTATTTTGCTTGAACGCGGATTGCTGGTTCTGCATCAGGGCATCATCGAAGGGCGCAAAGCCTTCGGCAATGTGATGAAGTATTTGCTCATGGGCACGAGTTCAAATTTCGGCAATATGTTCAGCATGGCTGCGGCGTCAATGTTTCTGCCTTTTTTGCCGATGTTGCCGACGCAAATTCTGTTCAACAATTTTCTTTACGACCTGGCGCAGGTGACGATTCCCACGGATAACGTCGATCAAACCTTCATTCATAAACCCCACCGCTGGGATATTCGCTTGATTCGCAACTTCATGATTTACATCGGTCCCATCAGTTCGCTTTATGACTTTTTGACCTTTTACGTGTTGCTCAAAATTTTTCAAGCCTCCGAAGCATTGTTTCACACCGGTTGGTTCGTTGAATCTCTGGTTACACAAACGCTGGTGATTTTCATCATTCGCACGGCGGGCAATCCTTTGCAAAGCAAACCGAGTCGCGCGCTTACAATGACGACGGTTTTAATTGTTCTTGTCAGCATGATAATTCCCTTTACACCGCTTGGCGCGCTACTCAAATTTGTGCCGCTGCCTGCGGTATTTTTCGTTTTTTTAATCCTTGCAACCGGCACCTATTTGTTATTTGTCGAACGCATCAAACGGCGATTGATGCGCCGGTTGGTGGGGTGAGCCGTTTATGACATCGTTGAATCGAAAACTCATTCGTGACCTCTGGCATCTGCGCGGGCAGGTGATTGCTGTGGCGTTGGTGGTCGCCTGCGGCATCGCGACTTATATCACCATGCGGAGTGCATATGATTCGCTGGTCATTTCGCAAGCGAGTTATTACACCGACTATCGTTTCGCAGATGTCTTTGCCGGACTCAAACGCGCGCCTGAATCGCTCGCGGCAGAGATTGCGCGAATCGATGGGGTATCGAGCGTACAGACGCGGGTGATTTTCGAGGTGACGCTCGATGTGCCGGGTCTCAATGAACCGGCAAGCGGCAGATTGATTTCCATGCCTGAGACGCATCTGCCGGTGCTCAATGATATTTACCTCAGAAGCGGCAATTATTTTCAACCGGGCAGTCGCAACGAAGCATTAATCAGCGAGGGATTCGCCGAAGCCAATAATCTCGCGGTCGGCTCATCAATCGGCGCGATTATCAACGGGCGCTGGGAACGTTTGCGGGTCATCGGCATCGCCATTTCGCCCGAATATGTCAACGAAGTGCGAAGCGGCAGCGTCTTTCCCGATAAAAAACGTTTCGGCATTTTATGGATGAATCGCCAGGCGATTGCTAATGCCCTCGATATGGATGGCGCATTCAATGATGTGTCCTTAACGCTTGCGCCCGGTGCCAGTGAACAATTCGTCATCGACCGTTTGGACAAATTGCTTGAACGTTACGGCGGGTTTGGCGCATACGGACGTGAAGAGCAGACTTCGCATCGCTTTTTATCCGATGAAATCAAGCAGGACAAAGTCACGGGCATTTTTATTCCGGCGATTTTCCTCGGCGTTGCCGCGTTTTTAATCAATATCGTTTTGGCGCGACTGGTCAGTACGCAGCGCGACCAGATTGCCGTGCTCAAAGCTTTCGGTTACGGCAACGCGCAAATCGGCGTGCATTATTTGTTCTTCGGACTGTTTGCCGTGCTGGTCGGCACGGCGTTCGGGGTGGCGCTCGGCGCGTGGATGGGCAAAGGGCTTGCCGAACTCTACACGCAGTTTTTCCACTTTCCGGTTTTGCAATTCGATTTTCGTTGGAGTACGGTGGTGACGGCTGTATTGATTAGCGCGGGCGCGGCATTTGTCGGCGCGATTTCGGCTGTACGCAGAGTTGTCGCTTTGCCGCCCGCCGAAGCCATGCGCCCGGAACCGCCTGCACAATTTCACGCGGGATTGTTGGAGCGTTTACACCTGCGAACCTTTTTCTCGACGGCGGCGCGAATGATTGTCCGCAACATCGAGCGCCGACATTGGAAAGCCTTTCTGTCGATTATCGGCATCGCTTTTGCCATTGCCATTTTGATTGTCGGGCGCTATTCACTCGATGCCCTCGATTACATCATCAATGTTCATTTTCGCACCCTGCAACGCGAAGACGTATCCGTCAGTTTCAACAATCCGCGTTCCTCGAAAACCCGATATGAACTCACGCACTTGCCGGGCGTGTTGCTTGCCGAACCGTTTCGTTCGGTTGCGGCGCGGCTCAGGTTCGAGCATCGCACCAAACGCATCGGCATTCTCGGCATTCAAGCAGACGGCGATTTGCGGCAGCCGCTCGATAAAGATTTGCGGCGCGTGGCAGTGCCCCCCGAAGGTTTGCTGCTTTCGACTATGCTTGCCGATATGCTGGGCGTCAAAGCCGGTGATGTCGTGACTGTAGAGGTTCTCGAAGGGCAGCGCCCGATTAAACAGGTTGTGGTTGCCAATCTGGTTGATGAACTCATCGGCATTTCGGCTTATATGGACATTCGCGCTTTGAACCGTTTGATGAACGAAGGTGGCACGATTTCCGGCGCGTTGATGTCTGTCGATGCTTTGACAGAAGACAAACTCTATCTGCAACTCAAACAGACGCCGGCGGTCGGCAGCGTCTTTATGCGTGAAGCGATGCTTGAAAGTTTCCTGCAAACGATTGCCGAAAACATTACGATTTCAACCACGATTATTATTGCCTTCGCCTGCGTCATTGCCTTTGCGGTGGTCTATAACAGCGCCCGCATCGCGCTATCGGAACGCGGGCATGAACTGGCTAGCCTCAGAGTGTTGGGATTCACGCGGCGCGAAATCACCGTGATGTTGCTTGGCGAACAAGCCTTGTTGACGCTTGCGGCGGTGCCGTTCGGATTTGCCTTGGGTTATGCGATCTGTGGGCTGTTGGTGTGGGCATTTAATTCCGAAACCTATCGCATGCCGCTGGTGATTGGCTCAAAAACCTATGCCTTCTCATTCGTCATCGTTTGCCTTGCGGCACTGTTTTCGGGGCTGCTGGTGCGCCGTCGCATCAACAGTCTCGATTTGGTCGAAGTTTTAAAGACCAGGGAGTGAAGGTTATGAAAAAGCTTTTGACACGCCTCATCTATTTCCTCATCGTGGCAGGCATTGCTGCGTTGGTCATCATCGCTTTTCTGCCTTCGCCTGTAACCGTCGAAACCGCAAGACCGATGCGCGGCGCGTTGCAAGTCACTATTGATGAAGAAGGTGAAACCCGCGCCCACGACCGTTATGTGATTGCTTCGCCGGTTGCCGGAAGATTGAGGCGCGTTGAATTGGATGAGGGGGATGTTGTGAGTCGGGGCGCGGTGGTTGCGGAGATTGAGCCGGTGCCGATTGACGTGAAAGAGCGCATCGAAATTACTGCTCGCGTGCAAGCCGCCGAAGCTGCCAAACGCGAAGCCGAAGCGCAGGTGCAACACGCGCTCGCGGATTTTGAACAGGCGCGACGCGAACGCCTGCGCGCTGAAACTTTGGCGAAAGACGGCTTGGTTTCGGCGCAGATGGTGGAACAGGCGCGCAACCTGGAAACCACCAGCGCCAATGAACTGGAAGCCGCGCGGCAAAGAGTGTTGGCGGCGACTTCCGAAGTGAAGATTGCGCGTACCGGACTCATCGCCGTTGAGGCTGAAAATAATGACGGGAATAAAATTGTCAAACTCACTGCGCCGGTCAAAGGGCAGGTATTGAGCGTGGTTGAAAAGAGCGAGCGCGTCGTGGCTTCGGGGACGCCGGTTGTGATTATCGGCGACCCTCGCCGCATGGAAATCGTGGTTGATGTGTTGTCAACCGAAGCGGTGAAAATCAAACCCGGCACGCCGGTGCTGCTGGAAGGCTGGGGCGGCGACCAACCCATCAAAGCGAAAGTGCGAATCGTTGAACCGGCAGCCTTCAAAAAAATATCGGCGCTCGGCGTCGAAGAGCAGCGCGTCAATGTGGTGTGTGATTTTGTCGATTCGCCCGGATTACTCGGCGATGGTTATCGCGTCGAAGCGCGCATCATTATCTGGGAAGCTGCGAAGGTGTTGAAGGTTCCGGCAAGCGCGCTCTTTCGTCACGAACAGGGGTGGAGCGTTTTCGTGATAGAAAATAATCGCGCCCGGCGTCGCGATGTGAAAATCGGACATCGTAGCGCCTACGAAGTTGAAATCCTCGAAGGCATTTCGGAGAGCGACGAACTGGTCTTGCATCCGACCAATCAATTAACCGAAGGCGCGGAGATTGAACGACGATAAAAAAATGTCGGCGCTGCTCAGGTAAGTGATCAAGTCATCAATTTCAAAGTTCGCCCGTGAAGGAGGGCTATTGACACTCGGCGAGTTAGAGCAGTTAGCCAAATAATTAACTGAAGTTGAGAGAGCGGTCTTTGACCGCGTGATTCGGGAAATTGCCTCAGTGGAATTCAAATAATCGCTGTTAGAAATTTTTTATTAATATCAAATCCTTTTCCCAGATGCCGCGCACACAAGCCAGTCGTTTGCCATCCGGTGACCATTCAAATCCGAACAGCAAATCATTGACAAAGCTGGTTAATTTTCGAGCCGAACCGCCATCAACCGGTTGCAGCCAGATATTCGATTGTTCTTTATCAATGTAAGTCAGGGCACGCCCATCGCTTGTCCACTTGGCAGGGAAGCCATTGTGAATGGCTTGCGGAAAAATTTTTACGGGTTCGCCGCCGTCAATCGTCAGCAATGCCATATGCCATTGCGATGGGGATGCCGCAGAAAGCGTTAAGTAGGAAATCAATTTTCCGTCAGGCGATACGCTGGGGAATCTCGACACTTGATTGGTCAATTGAATGGGGTCGCCGCCATTGATTGAGACTTTCCATAAATTGGATTTGCCGCTGCCGATGTCTGTGTAGACAACCCACTCACCGTCGGGCGTGCAATGCGGTTGGTCTTCACCTTGGCCGTTGGTTAATTGTGTAAGATTTGTGCCGGCAATATCCATGCGGTAAAGATGGCGCGTGCCCGTCAAATCAAAGGCGAAGATAATATAGTTGCCGTCTGCGGTCACGTTGGCAGAAACCGCGACTGCCTGCGCCGTCAATTCGCCGAGTAACTGTCGTTGATTGCTGCCGTCTTCATTCATCACAGAGATGTCTGCGGTGCCAGACATGTCGGAATCGAAAACCATTTTGCCATCAGTCGTCCAGCGAATTTGACCGCGATAACCGCCCGCGCCGAAAGTCATCTTTCGAGCCTTCTCCAGTTCAGGGGTTGACGCCATCCACAAATGAGAATTGCGTTTGGTCTGCAAAGCGAGTAAAGCATTTGCCTGAGCTGCCAGACTCAAACGACCGTAATCGACGGTGTTGCTGGTGAGCTTTCGCGCTTCGCCTGTCGGATAAGCCATTTGCCAGATACGCACCGGCTCTCCCGATTTTTCGGCAGCAATCATGAGCAATCCTTTGCCATCAGCAAGCCAACCCAGTTGTCCGACCCAGCGCCATTTTTTCGCAGCAAGCGGTTTGATTAACCAATCATCAACCTGGATTTGCGCCACATAACGATTGATACCGCCATCCGCATGTCCGGCAGCGCAGGCAATGATTTTGCCATCGGGTGACCATGCCGGGTCGCCGAAAAATTCCGGCGATTTGAGGGTTGCAATCCGGGTTTCGGCGCTGCCGTCAATATTGGCAATCAATAGACGACTTTCGCGTTGCGCCACAAGGTCCCGACGATAAGCGAACTGCCGTCCATCGGGCGAAAAGGCGATGGTGCCGTCAACGCCCTCTTTAATTTTTTTCGGGGTTCCGCCAAGCAGGGCAATGCGATACAAAGAGAATAGACGGTCGTTTTTATTTCTTGCGGTGTAGTAAATGTGATTGCCGTCGTTTGAAAAGGTCAATCCGCCAAAGATGGTTTCTGACGCGGGAATGATTTGCGCGATGCTTGATGCCGCCAGTTGTCTGACCCACAGACTGCCGGTTTGTACGCTGTCCATTATCGTATAAGCGATGTATTTGCCATCCGGCGAAATCGCGGCGTTCACCAGATTGCCGGTGTTGGTGAGCCGGGTTTCAATAATTGCCGGTAAAGTCGGATGTTGAATGCGGCGCTTCTCAAAATATTTGTAGGCGAAAAAGAAAAGGGTTGCCGCAATCAGCAGCGAAACGCCGATGACCGGCAGGAAGTGTTTATGCCGTGTAAAAAATTTTATGCGATGGTTGCCGGTATTGAATGCCGGTTCAGCAGCCGTCGTTACTCGCGCTTCGCGTCCGTCGCTACTGAGAGCTTCCCGTTCGGCAGTGAGTCGAAGCATTTCAACGGTTTCAATGCCCCCTTGCCTGGCTTCGAGATAGGCTTTTAATTTGCTGAGGGCAGTAGCGAATTCGGCGGCGGATTGAAAGCGTTGATTTCGGTCTTTGGCTAAAGCGCGTTTGATAATCGCATCAAATATCGGCGAGAGCGTGTGATTGATTTGGCTTGGCAAGAGCGGCTCTTTGCTGACGATTTCCTGCATAATCGAAAAAGCATTTTCGCCCTTGAACGGTCGCTCACCGACGGCTGCTTCGTAAAGCATCGCGCCGAGCGAAAAGATGTCCGAGCGCGCATCGAGTGATTCCCCGCGAACCTGCTCCGGTGACATATAAGCAACGGTGCCAACCACGACGCCTTCGAGCGTGAGTTGTAAAAGTGTCGTGTGTTCATCCGGGTTTTTGCGATTGATGGGAGCCACGGTTTTCGCGATACCGAAATCGAGCAACTTGGCTTGTCCGTTTGGCGCAATCAACACATTCGCGGGTTTTATATCGCGATGTACCAAGCCTGCCGCCTGTGCCGCTGCTAAGGCTTGCGCCAACTCAGCGCCAATCGTCAGCAGTTGTGGAAAATCGAGTTTGCCCGCTCTCATCATCGCCGCAAGGGTTTCGCCTTCGATATATTCCATCACGATAAAATCAAAGTCTTCGGCTTCCTCGATGGCGTGAATGGTGACGATATTCGGATGATTGAGCGCCGCTGCGGCTTGCGCTTCCCTGAGCAATCGTTTTCGCGGATAACGTGTGTAAGCCGATTCTGCGATTAGTAATTTAATGGCGACCTGTCGCCCGAGCCGTGTATCTTGCGCAAGGAAAACCGCGCCCATGCCACCCTCGCCCAATTGCGAAATGATGCGATAATGTTTGAGTTGCTGACCGGCAGATAAAAGCGCTGGCGTTTGTGCAAGGTCTTTGGCGACGACTTCGAGAGCAGGCGTTTCAATAAACTGTTCGGCGGAGGTTTGATAGTCGAGAAGCGATTCGACTTCGCGTTGCAATTCCTCATCCCCCTCACAGGCTTCCAGCAAAAATGGCTTGCGCGTTTCCGGCGGCAATTCGACGACCCGGCGATACAGTTGAACGATTTGTTGATAACGTTCAGGTGTCATTGCAGGTTTTTATCCAATTCGCGAAGCAACCAGACTTTCGCCATGCTCCAATCATTTCTGACGGTTCGCGCCGAAAGCTGCAAAGCCTGAGCAATCTCTTCTTCGCTAAGACCACCGAAAAACCGCAATTCGACAATTTTGCTCTGCCGCGAATCCAGTTTTTCTAAAGTTTTCAAGGCATCATCAAGCGCGACAATATCCGGGCTTCGTTCACTTGAGACGATTAAGGCATCATCGAGGGTGACGCGCTCCAGCCCTTTGCCGCGTTTTAACTTCTGACGACGGCGGGCAAAATCGACCAGAATCTGGCGCATCAATTGCGCAGAAATCGCCAGGAAATGGGCGCGATTTTGTAACTCGACCTGTTTGACATCAACGAGTCGCAAATAGACTTCATTAACGAGCGCCGTAGTTTGCAGGCTGTGGTCTTCGCGTTCGTGTTTCAGATAGCGTTTGGCTGTTTGATGAAGTTCCTGATAGACCAGTGGGATGAGTTTATCGAGCGCGGCGCGGTCACCACGGTTCCAGGCGAGCAGCAATGCCGTCACGTCTTGTGGAGATGAGGTCGCCATAAGCTTTACTTGAACTCAAAATGGGATTGACCCAAGCAAATTACCACACTTCCAAATCACCCGCCAAACAGGAGGGTAAGGCAGATTAAAGAATAGGAGGCTTGCCTGACATCTAATAATTGTGCCACCCGGTTAATCAACTCCCCTCGAAAACCTGCCGGTTAAAATGAATTTTTTGAAAAAAATATTTTCAATGATTGCCGCTTTTTTAAAGCAACGACGCTTTAGGTAGGTGAGGGCAAATTTTTAGCGAATTTGTTCCGAAATTTTATTTGAGCGCAAAGGAGAAGATTGTATGAAACCCTGTTTCAATTATCAGGATACGCTGGCGGCATCGGAAAAAATCCATTGGCGCGTCGAAGAGATTATTGGCGGCGATAAACAACTCGATTTCACCAAACCGTTTATGCCCGAATCACTGGCGCGTGTCACAGACCTTACCTTTTTAAATGCCGAGGAGCAACGCCTTGTGAATCAAATTCGCGGCAATGCCTATCTTTGTATCTTCGGGCTTGTCGAAGAGTTCATTCTGCCATTTGTCTTAGACCATGCGCGGCAGCAACTTGCCGGGAATGATTATCGTGTGCGCGCCCTTTTACAATTTGCCAGCGAAGAAGCCAAACACATTCATCTGTTCAAATGTTTTCGCGAAGAATTCGCTCGCGGGTTCGGCAAGCCCTGCGCCGTCATCGGCCCGCCCGAAGCGATTGCCGATTTTGTTTTG contains the following coding sequences:
- a CDS encoding ABC transporter permease, with translation MTSLNRKLIRDLWHLRGQVIAVALVVACGIATYITMRSAYDSLVISQASYYTDYRFADVFAGLKRAPESLAAEIARIDGVSSVQTRVIFEVTLDVPGLNEPASGRLISMPETHLPVLNDIYLRSGNYFQPGSRNEALISEGFAEANNLAVGSSIGAIINGRWERLRVIGIAISPEYVNEVRSGSVFPDKKRFGILWMNRQAIANALDMDGAFNDVSLTLAPGASEQFVIDRLDKLLERYGGFGAYGREEQTSHRFLSDEIKQDKVTGIFIPAIFLGVAAFLINIVLARLVSTQRDQIAVLKAFGYGNAQIGVHYLFFGLFAVLVGTAFGVALGAWMGKGLAELYTQFFHFPVLQFDFRWSTVVTAVLISAGAAFVGAISAVRRVVALPPAEAMRPEPPAQFHAGLLERLHLRTFFSTAARMIVRNIERRHWKAFLSIIGIAFAIAILIVGRYSLDALDYIINVHFRTLQREDVSVSFNNPRSSKTRYELTHLPGVLLAEPFRSVAARLRFEHRTKRIGILGIQADGDLRQPLDKDLRRVAVPPEGLLLSTMLADMLGVKAGDVVTVEVLEGQRPIKQVVVANLVDELIGISAYMDIRALNRLMNEGGTISGALMSVDALTEDKLYLQLKQTPAVGSVFMREAMLESFLQTIAENITISTTIIIAFACVIAFAVVYNSARIALSERGHELASLRVLGFTRREITVMLLGEQALLTLAAVPFGFALGYAICGLLVWAFNSETYRMPLVIGSKTYAFSFVIVCLAALFSGLLVRRRINSLDLVEVLKTRE
- a CDS encoding efflux RND transporter periplasmic adaptor subunit, producing the protein MKKLLTRLIYFLIVAGIAALVIIAFLPSPVTVETARPMRGALQVTIDEEGETRAHDRYVIASPVAGRLRRVELDEGDVVSRGAVVAEIEPVPIDVKERIEITARVQAAEAAKREAEAQVQHALADFEQARRERLRAETLAKDGLVSAQMVEQARNLETTSANELEAARQRVLAATSEVKIARTGLIAVEAENNDGNKIVKLTAPVKGQVLSVVEKSERVVASGTPVVIIGDPRRMEIVVDVLSTEAVKIKPGTPVLLEGWGGDQPIKAKVRIVEPAAFKKISALGVEEQRVNVVCDFVDSPGLLGDGYRVEARIIIWEAAKVLKVPASALFRHEQGWSVFVIENNRARRRDVKIGHRSAYEVEILEGISESDELVLHPTNQLTEGAEIERR
- a CDS encoding protein kinase; its protein translation is MTPERYQQIVQLYRRVVELPPETRKPFLLEACEGDEELQREVESLLDYQTSAEQFIETPALEVVAKDLAQTPALLSAGQQLKHYRIISQLGEGGMGAVFLAQDTRLGRQVAIKLLIAESAYTRYPRKRLLREAQAAAALNHPNIVTIHAIEEAEDFDFIVMEYIEGETLAAMMRAGKLDFPQLLTIGAELAQALAAAQAAGLVHRDIKPANVLIAPNGQAKLLDFGIAKTVAPINRKNPDEHTTLLQLTLEGVVVGTVAYMSPEQVRGESLDARSDIFSLGAMLYEAAVGERPFKGENAFSIMQEIVSKEPLLPSQINHTLSPIFDAIIKRALAKDRNQRFQSAAEFATALSKLKAYLEARQGGIETVEMLRLTAEREALSSDGREARVTTAAEPAFNTGNHRIKFFTRHKHFLPVIGVSLLIAATLFFFAYKYFEKRRIQHPTLPAIIETRLTNTGNLVNAAISPDGKYIAYTIMDSVQTGSLWVRQLAASSIAQIIPASETIFGGLTFSNDGNHIYYTARNKNDRLFSLYRIALLGGTPKKIKEGVDGTIAFSPDGRQFAYRRDLVAQRESRLLIANIDGSAETRIATLKSPEFFGDPAWSPDGKIIACAAGHADGGINRYVAQIQVDDWLIKPLAAKKWRWVGQLGWLADGKGLLMIAAEKSGEPVRIWQMAYPTGEARKLTSNTVDYGRLSLAAQANALLALQTKRNSHLWMASTPELEKARKMTFGAGGYRGQIRWTTDGKMVFDSDMSGTADISVMNEDGSNQRQLLGELTAQAVAVSANVTADGNYIIFAFDLTGTRHLYRMDIAGTNLTQLTNGQGEDQPHCTPDGEWVVYTDIGSGKSNLWKVSINGGDPIQLTNQVSRFPSVSPDGKLISYLTLSAASPSQWHMALLTIDGGEPVKIFPQAIHNGFPAKWTSDGRALTYIDKEQSNIWLQPVDGGSARKLTSFVNDLLFGFEWSPDGKRLACVRGIWEKDLILIKNF